One stretch of Corynebacterium auriscanis DNA includes these proteins:
- a CDS encoding IS30 family transposase yields the protein MSPRYLSIEERELISDVHHQGVGVRAIARRLNRSPGTISKELRRNQDDFGLYLPTHAHRKSVLRRFRPKKRKIDSVPALWPTVMDMLREKLSPEQIAGRLRKDHPGDDTMHVCTETIYQALFFQAKGELKKEIASCLRQGRTVRKPRGQRIARNRFIDPMVMISDRPAEVEDRAVPGHWEGDLILGKGNKSAIGTLVERTTRYVMLLHLPDSHDAVAVRNALVKAIGTLPNHLKGSLTWDQGSEMAGHKSFSVATDCPVYFCDPGSPWQRGTNENTNGLLRQYFPKGTDLSVHTEHDLEFVAMQLNRRPRKTLDFDTPAERMAALLGLSEI from the coding sequence ATATCACCGCGGTATCTCAGCATTGAAGAACGTGAGCTTATTTCTGATGTGCATCATCAGGGAGTAGGAGTGCGTGCCATAGCCCGCCGGTTGAACCGCTCACCCGGCACTATCAGCAAAGAGCTACGCCGTAACCAAGATGACTTTGGTCTGTATTTGCCCACTCATGCTCATCGCAAATCAGTGCTTCGGAGATTCCGGCCCAAAAAACGCAAGATCGACTCCGTGCCGGCTCTATGGCCAACGGTTATGGATATGCTGCGTGAGAAGCTTTCTCCGGAGCAGATTGCTGGACGGTTGCGTAAAGATCATCCCGGCGATGACACTATGCACGTGTGTACTGAAACCATCTACCAAGCTTTGTTCTTCCAGGCCAAAGGCGAGTTGAAGAAAGAAATCGCATCATGCCTGCGCCAAGGACGCACAGTGCGCAAACCGCGCGGGCAACGTATTGCCAGGAACCGATTCATCGATCCGATGGTGATGATTTCGGACCGGCCTGCCGAGGTCGAAGACCGAGCTGTGCCAGGGCACTGGGAAGGCGACCTGATACTAGGCAAAGGAAACAAGTCCGCTATCGGAACTCTCGTCGAACGAACTACCAGGTATGTGATGTTGCTGCATCTTCCTGATAGCCATGACGCTGTCGCTGTCAGAAACGCCTTAGTCAAGGCCATAGGCACTCTTCCCAATCACCTCAAAGGATCGTTGACCTGGGATCAAGGAAGTGAGATGGCAGGACACAAATCCTTTTCAGTCGCCACAGACTGCCCAGTGTACTTCTGTGACCCGGGATCGCCGTGGCAACGCGGTACCAACGAAAACACCAATGGGCTACTGCGACAATACTTCCCGAAAGGAACCGACTTAAGCGTTCACACCGAACACGACCTGGAATTCGTAGCAATGCAGCTTAACCGGCGTCCCCGCAAAACACTCGACTTCGACACTCCAGCAGAACGAATGGCCGCCCTGCTAGGGTTATCAGAAATATAG
- a CDS encoding alanine/glycine:cation symporter family protein — translation MVDVSYQASFAESLETIDSFVWGQFFLIPLLLGAGLVLTIRLAGIQFRYLFVALRHGLVDRNDEGGAGDISQYQALTTALAATVGVGNIVGVATALSIGGPGALFWMWVTGLVGMASKYSEAFLGVRFRTSDANGKISGGPQRYLEYGIRGGLGKFLAWFFTIAAIIASFGIGNLTQANAVAAGLKDTFNVDPWVTGVVMFVLVGAVLLGGIETIGKVTSAFVPLMIIIYLVGGFIVLAMHVDQVPSAFAQIFSDAFSGTAATGGFAGAAIIVALQMGVARGIFSNESGMGSAAIAAAAAKTTHPVRQGLVSMTQTFIDTIIVVTMTGLVIVTTGVWTNGKESAGTMTADAFRAGIGADWGGTIVSVSVVFFAFSTILGWSYYGERNAERALGLWASLPYRMIFTCVVFVGATTELSLAWTLADIANGLMALPNLVGLLILSGLIAKETKAYLAFDPTLRATPESVDEFLINTDNPWRADVATAPNAGKAREIRGSE, via the coding sequence ATGGTTGACGTTTCATATCAGGCAAGCTTCGCTGAGAGCTTAGAAACTATTGACAGTTTTGTTTGGGGTCAGTTTTTCCTCATTCCCCTTCTTCTTGGCGCAGGTTTAGTTCTCACTATCCGTCTGGCGGGCATACAATTTCGGTATCTTTTTGTAGCTTTACGCCACGGACTCGTCGACCGGAATGACGAGGGTGGAGCCGGTGATATTTCCCAATATCAAGCACTCACCACGGCGCTGGCCGCAACCGTTGGTGTGGGCAACATTGTCGGTGTTGCTACCGCCCTGTCGATCGGTGGCCCCGGGGCATTGTTCTGGATGTGGGTGACCGGCCTCGTGGGTATGGCCTCGAAGTACTCGGAGGCCTTCCTGGGGGTTCGCTTCCGCACATCCGATGCAAACGGCAAAATTTCCGGCGGTCCGCAGCGGTACTTGGAGTACGGCATCCGGGGTGGATTGGGCAAGTTCCTGGCATGGTTCTTCACCATCGCTGCGATTATCGCTTCGTTTGGCATTGGTAACCTCACCCAGGCCAACGCCGTGGCCGCCGGGCTGAAGGATACGTTCAATGTCGATCCCTGGGTCACCGGTGTAGTGATGTTCGTACTGGTCGGAGCGGTTTTGCTGGGAGGCATCGAGACCATCGGTAAAGTCACCTCCGCCTTCGTTCCGCTGATGATCATCATCTACCTAGTCGGTGGATTCATTGTGTTGGCCATGCACGTGGATCAGGTTCCGAGCGCATTTGCGCAAATCTTCTCGGATGCATTCTCCGGCACCGCCGCGACCGGCGGTTTTGCTGGTGCCGCAATCATCGTGGCACTGCAAATGGGTGTGGCCCGCGGCATCTTCTCCAACGAATCCGGCATGGGTTCGGCCGCTATCGCCGCCGCGGCTGCGAAAACTACGCACCCGGTTCGCCAGGGCCTGGTCTCTATGACTCAAACCTTCATCGACACCATCATCGTGGTCACCATGACCGGGCTAGTTATCGTAACGACCGGTGTGTGGACCAACGGCAAGGAATCTGCGGGCACCATGACTGCCGACGCATTCCGCGCAGGAATTGGTGCGGACTGGGGCGGCACGATCGTGTCGGTCTCCGTGGTGTTCTTCGCGTTCTCCACGATCTTGGGCTGGTCCTACTATGGTGAGCGCAACGCCGAACGTGCGCTGGGCCTGTGGGCCTCCCTGCCTTACCGCATGATCTTCACGTGCGTGGTTTTTGTGGGTGCGACCACTGAACTCAGCCTGGCTTGGACGCTTGCGGACATCGCCAACGGCCTCATGGCCCTGCCAAACCTGGTGGGTCTACTCATTCTCTCTGGGCTCATAGCCAAAGAGACGAAGGCCTACCTCGCCTTTGATCCCACGCTTCGCGCCACTCCCGAGTCTGTGGACGAGTTCCTTATCAACACCGACAATCCGTGGCGGGCCGACGTTGCAACCGCGCCGAACGCAGGCAAAGCTCGCGAGATTCGGGGCTCAGAATAG
- a CDS encoding AMP-binding protein, producing METNRSGLSVPLTPLRFLERSAATFPQSTACIDGSRRITFEEFRNDAQALARALQASGLNKGDRVGVLAPNSYEALLAQFGVPLAQGVIVAINTRLAPAEVAYIQQHSGFNILLGTADLLNAVKADLPADIIFLEIPEADGSQPGDFPSVSAFSDPHRSGPDLPFAVVNENDPIALNYTSGTTGKPKGVVYTHRGAYLNALGEVSAQKFDTNSVYLWTLPMFHCSGWCTGWATMAVAATQIALRAVRGPEMWRLISEEHVTHMCGAPAVLTTLVDDDNKRRVKNLRIVTAGAPPSPTIITRCENLGVEVTHVYGLTEFYGPYTVCEPQPEWSDMTVRRRAVLKARQGVPLITNEEVLVVKETTDDDPTIEEVPSDGKTMGEIVMRGNGIMAGYFNDDEATDIAFRGGFFHTGDLGVKHPDGYIQLLDRAKDVVVSGGENISTIEVEQAIVSYPDVSDCAVVGVPDDKWGERPRAFVVLRPEAQSADHDAVGEAVIAHCRARIAGYKVPRDIVILDELPRTSTGKVRKNALREEAWAGKSAKIN from the coding sequence ATGGAAACTAATCGTTCTGGACTAAGTGTTCCCCTCACTCCACTGCGCTTCCTCGAGCGCAGTGCCGCCACCTTTCCTCAATCCACTGCCTGCATCGATGGCTCGCGGAGGATCACGTTTGAGGAATTTCGTAACGACGCCCAAGCGCTTGCCCGGGCCCTACAAGCCAGTGGGCTCAACAAGGGTGACCGCGTAGGTGTTTTAGCACCTAATAGCTACGAAGCTCTACTAGCCCAATTCGGGGTTCCCCTGGCTCAAGGGGTGATCGTGGCTATCAATACCCGGTTGGCCCCCGCCGAAGTTGCGTATATCCAGCAGCATTCCGGGTTCAATATCCTCCTGGGGACTGCCGACTTGCTCAATGCAGTCAAAGCCGACCTGCCAGCGGATATTATTTTCCTAGAGATTCCCGAAGCCGATGGGTCTCAACCGGGCGACTTCCCCAGCGTCAGCGCTTTCTCGGATCCCCACCGATCCGGCCCGGACCTACCGTTTGCCGTGGTCAATGAGAACGATCCGATCGCACTGAATTACACCTCCGGCACCACGGGCAAACCCAAGGGTGTGGTCTATACCCACCGTGGCGCGTACCTGAACGCGCTTGGCGAAGTAAGTGCCCAAAAGTTCGATACCAACAGCGTGTATCTGTGGACACTCCCCATGTTCCACTGTTCCGGGTGGTGCACTGGATGGGCAACGATGGCGGTAGCCGCCACACAGATTGCCCTGCGCGCAGTACGTGGCCCGGAAATGTGGCGCCTCATCAGCGAAGAACACGTCACCCACATGTGCGGTGCACCTGCGGTGCTCACCACCCTGGTTGATGATGACAACAAACGCCGTGTAAAGAACCTGCGCATTGTCACGGCAGGCGCTCCCCCAAGCCCCACCATTATCACCCGTTGCGAAAACCTCGGTGTGGAAGTCACACACGTGTACGGATTGACTGAGTTTTACGGCCCCTACACTGTCTGTGAGCCCCAGCCAGAATGGTCGGATATGACAGTGCGGCGTCGAGCCGTTTTAAAAGCCCGGCAAGGAGTGCCCTTGATTACCAACGAAGAGGTACTGGTAGTCAAAGAAACCACGGACGACGACCCAACAATCGAAGAAGTACCCAGCGACGGCAAAACCATGGGCGAAATCGTCATGCGCGGAAACGGCATTATGGCCGGTTACTTCAATGATGACGAAGCCACGGACATTGCGTTCCGAGGCGGTTTTTTCCATACGGGCGACCTCGGTGTGAAGCATCCGGACGGCTACATTCAGCTGCTTGACCGCGCGAAGGATGTGGTGGTCAGTGGTGGCGAGAATATCTCGACGATCGAGGTCGAACAGGCCATTGTCAGCTACCCCGATGTCTCAGATTGCGCGGTCGTCGGTGTACCCGATGACAAGTGGGGTGAGCGCCCGCGAGCTTTTGTGGTGCTACGACCGGAAGCCCAATCTGCTGATCACGACGCCGTCGGCGAGGCCGTCATTGCACACTGTCGTGCACGCATTGCCGGTTACAAGGTGCCGCGAGACATCGTGATCTTAGACGAGCTACCCCGAACCTCAACGGGGAAGGTTCGAAAGAATGCGTTGCGTGAGGAGGCCTGGGCGGGCAAGTCCGCCAAAATTAACTGA
- the smpB gene encoding SsrA-binding protein SmpB, translated as MAAKKSIPVDSGKSKGKASQKAKARTGKGTGSLVVATNRKARHDYHILDTYECGVVLVGTEVKALREGKASLVDAYATIDDGEVWLRGLHIPEYSMGHWTNHSPRRTRKLLLHRREIDSLMGKVRDGNSTLVPLQLYFVAGRLKVELALARGKQEYDKRQDIKRRTEEREITREMGRRIKGIQG; from the coding sequence ATGGCAGCGAAAAAGAGCATTCCCGTTGATTCGGGGAAATCGAAAGGGAAGGCCTCCCAAAAGGCAAAGGCCCGGACCGGAAAAGGGACCGGGTCCTTAGTCGTTGCTACCAACCGTAAGGCTCGCCATGATTATCACATCCTGGACACTTACGAGTGCGGTGTGGTTTTGGTAGGCACCGAAGTCAAGGCTTTGCGGGAGGGCAAGGCCTCTTTGGTCGACGCCTACGCGACGATCGACGATGGTGAAGTGTGGTTGCGCGGGCTCCACATCCCCGAATATTCCATGGGGCACTGGACGAACCACAGTCCGCGACGGACCCGGAAGCTCTTGTTGCACCGTCGCGAAATCGATTCCCTCATGGGTAAAGTGCGCGATGGTAATTCCACTTTGGTGCCCCTGCAGCTGTATTTCGTCGCTGGGCGGCTCAAGGTGGAACTGGCACTTGCGCGAGGCAAACAGGAATACGATAAGCGCCAGGATATTAAGCGCCGAACCGAGGAGCGCGAGATTACGCGGGAAATGGGCCGCCGCATTAAGGGAATCCAGGGCTAG
- the ftsX gene encoding permease-like cell division protein FtsX — protein MNFGFVFREAMAGFRRNATMTVAMIITTAISLALLATGFLLTNMTERTKDIYIDRVEVMVQLDDKISSTDQDCTSAQCAALKSKLEGDDEVQSVTFRNKQQSYDRFVELFKDSDPRLVEQTGKDAFPAALHVRLTDPTETGPIDAVKNDPGVANVVDQGEDLQAATRNLDAVRNASFLVAAVQAVAAIFLIMNMVQIAAFSRRHEISIMRMVGASRWYTQMPFVLEAVIGAIIGAVLAVVGMYAGKKLVVDSAMRSLYDANLVARITDSDIWLAAPFLVLTGAVVAAVTAQITLRWYVKN, from the coding sequence ATGAATTTTGGTTTCGTATTCCGCGAGGCAATGGCTGGGTTCCGTCGCAATGCGACAATGACCGTTGCGATGATCATCACTACAGCGATCTCCCTTGCGCTGCTGGCCACCGGGTTTTTGTTGACGAATATGACGGAGCGGACGAAGGATATCTACATCGACCGCGTGGAAGTTATGGTTCAGCTGGATGACAAGATTTCCTCCACCGACCAAGACTGCACTAGCGCACAATGTGCTGCGCTGAAGAGCAAGCTCGAGGGCGATGATGAAGTACAGTCCGTGACGTTCCGCAACAAACAGCAATCCTACGACCGCTTCGTGGAGCTGTTTAAGGATTCCGATCCGCGTTTGGTGGAGCAGACCGGTAAAGATGCATTCCCGGCAGCATTGCACGTGCGGTTGACCGATCCCACAGAGACGGGCCCGATTGATGCCGTCAAGAACGATCCGGGTGTGGCTAACGTGGTCGATCAAGGTGAGGATCTGCAGGCTGCAACCCGCAACCTGGATGCTGTGCGAAACGCTTCCTTCTTGGTCGCAGCCGTGCAGGCTGTGGCAGCTATCTTCCTCATTATGAACATGGTCCAGATCGCGGCATTCAGCCGTCGCCATGAGATCAGCATTATGCGCATGGTGGGTGCTTCCCGCTGGTACACGCAGATGCCGTTCGTGCTAGAGGCTGTCATCGGCGCCATTATCGGCGCCGTGCTGGCAGTAGTGGGTATGTATGCCGGCAAGAAGCTGGTGGTCGATAGCGCGATGCGCTCTCTATATGACGCCAACCTGGTCGCGCGCATCACCGATAGCGATATCTGGCTGGCGGCACCGTTCCTCGTTCTTACGGGTGCAGTGGTCGCGGCAGTCACAGCTCAGATTACGCTGCGCTGGTACGTAAAGAACTAG
- the ftsE gene encoding cell division ATP-binding protein FtsE — MITFQNVSKSYKSAGRPALRDINIAIDKGEFVFLIGPSGSGKSTFLQLMLREEKLDSGDLHVADFHVNKLKGKDVAKLRQRIGYVFQDFRLLPKKTVFENVAFALEVIGKKRADIETLVPQALKTVGLDGKENRYPHELSGGEQQRVAIARASVNRPLVLLADEPTGNLDPDTSSEIMLLLNRINQAGTTVVMSTHDDVAVDSMRKRVIELDKGTIVRDDAHGVYGVGR, encoded by the coding sequence GTGATCACATTCCAAAACGTCTCCAAGAGCTACAAGTCCGCGGGGCGGCCCGCCCTGAGAGATATCAACATCGCTATAGATAAAGGCGAATTTGTGTTCCTCATCGGTCCTTCCGGATCGGGTAAATCAACGTTCCTCCAACTGATGCTGCGTGAAGAGAAGCTGGATTCCGGCGATCTGCATGTAGCGGACTTCCACGTCAACAAGCTGAAAGGCAAAGACGTGGCCAAATTACGGCAACGCATTGGATACGTATTCCAAGACTTCAGATTGTTGCCCAAGAAGACGGTGTTTGAGAATGTGGCTTTCGCGCTTGAGGTGATCGGTAAGAAGCGTGCAGACATTGAAACGCTCGTCCCCCAAGCGCTGAAGACCGTTGGCTTGGACGGCAAGGAGAATCGCTACCCACATGAGTTATCAGGTGGCGAGCAGCAGCGAGTGGCGATTGCGCGGGCGTCGGTAAACCGTCCCCTAGTGTTGCTAGCCGACGAGCCGACCGGCAACCTCGACCCCGATACCTCGTCGGAGATCATGTTGCTTCTGAACCGGATTAATCAGGCAGGCACAACCGTGGTGATGTCCACTCACGATGACGTGGCGGTGGATTCCATGCGTAAGCGTGTCATTGAGCTGGACAAGGGAACCATTGTCCGCGATGACGCCCACGGCGTGTACGGCGTTGGACGTTAA
- a CDS encoding arylamine N-acetyltransferase family protein, translating into MAAEPFDLHTYLHKLGLNPADEETDPTFDGNFFHELPSRHANAMPFGNTEVLSGRTPGITPDEAFDKMVIRNEAGYCHEHAPLIRTAMREMGFEVRPVLARVLLKNVENPSPYTHQANLVTDGEASFLVDPGFGAGTPLHPVPLPSEGEDFGPIVDSPHGDHRIARVSATKFTEVPGINFVLETRPHQEHRGDDGGAPAAEDSAPVDNDGDAFSGVYGFSMAPLAESDLENSNWWAATHPSSIFTSMLALARYRLDGTKVTLANAKFRVSPADGEATERELEGPEDLQKVLREEFDTSISSEDARAVWSKIDK; encoded by the coding sequence TTGGCAGCCGAGCCATTTGACCTTCACACCTACTTGCACAAGCTGGGATTGAACCCCGCGGATGAAGAAACTGACCCAACTTTCGACGGCAATTTCTTCCACGAATTACCTTCTCGACATGCGAATGCGATGCCCTTTGGCAATACCGAGGTTTTATCGGGACGAACGCCGGGAATTACCCCCGATGAGGCTTTCGACAAAATGGTGATTCGCAACGAGGCGGGCTATTGCCATGAGCACGCTCCCCTGATTAGAACAGCTATGCGTGAAATGGGTTTCGAAGTGCGCCCCGTACTGGCGCGTGTACTGCTGAAAAATGTGGAGAATCCTTCGCCGTACACGCACCAGGCAAACTTGGTTACCGATGGCGAAGCCTCATTTCTCGTTGACCCGGGATTCGGAGCTGGAACGCCCCTGCATCCCGTGCCACTTCCTTCAGAGGGGGAGGATTTTGGGCCTATTGTGGATTCGCCCCACGGCGACCACCGTATCGCTAGAGTAAGTGCCACGAAATTCACCGAGGTCCCGGGGATCAACTTTGTGTTGGAGACGCGACCGCACCAGGAGCATCGCGGTGACGACGGCGGTGCTCCAGCTGCCGAAGATTCCGCTCCCGTTGACAACGACGGCGATGCATTCTCTGGGGTCTACGGTTTTTCCATGGCACCTCTGGCGGAATCAGACCTAGAAAATTCCAATTGGTGGGCCGCTACGCACCCCAGCTCGATATTCACTTCTATGTTGGCTTTGGCCCGCTACCGTCTGGATGGCACCAAGGTCACGCTCGCTAATGCGAAGTTCCGAGTCAGCCCTGCCGATGGTGAGGCGACGGAACGCGAGTTGGAGGGGCCCGAGGATCTGCAGAAGGTGCTGCGGGAGGAATTCGATACTTCGATTTCTTCCGAGGATGCGCGGGCCGTCTGGTCGAAGATCGACAAGTAA
- a CDS encoding alkene reductase, with the protein MATLFTPAEAGALHLRNRVTMAALTRSRAGKDGIPTDMHVEYYTQRASAGLIVTEGTSTGDVGKAFVGQPGIHTEEQLAGWRRVADAVHASGGTIVMQIMHGGRLTLPSINNGEQSVAPSAIAPGVTLHGANGREEVPSPRELGRDELDGIVAEFVTAARNAVQAGMDGVEIHSANGYLLHQFLAPSANHRTDECGGSADNRARLVIEVVRAVAREIGADRTALRISPQHNVQGAIEDDREQAAKTYAALLAGVSDLGLAYLSILNVEIDSQFVADLRSQFGGFTVLNSGFGEMTELDEARRIVEDDLADAVAVGRLLIANPDLVKRWENGLELNVPNPATFYTPGAEGYIDYPFAE; encoded by the coding sequence GTGGCCACGCTATTCACCCCTGCAGAGGCAGGGGCATTGCATCTTCGCAACCGTGTGACAATGGCAGCGTTGACCCGCTCTCGGGCAGGCAAAGATGGAATTCCCACGGACATGCACGTGGAGTACTACACCCAACGCGCGAGTGCGGGATTAATCGTCACCGAAGGCACGAGTACCGGTGACGTAGGCAAAGCATTTGTGGGCCAACCCGGGATCCATACCGAGGAGCAACTCGCTGGATGGCGCCGAGTGGCGGATGCTGTGCACGCCTCCGGCGGCACGATCGTCATGCAGATCATGCACGGCGGACGGCTGACCTTGCCTTCGATCAACAACGGTGAGCAGTCGGTGGCGCCTAGCGCGATTGCCCCTGGGGTTACGCTGCATGGCGCGAATGGGCGCGAGGAAGTCCCAAGCCCACGTGAGTTGGGTCGTGACGAACTCGACGGCATCGTTGCAGAATTCGTTACCGCTGCTCGGAACGCTGTCCAGGCGGGAATGGACGGCGTGGAGATTCACAGTGCAAATGGCTATCTGCTCCACCAGTTCCTAGCACCATCCGCCAACCATCGGACCGATGAATGCGGTGGTTCGGCCGACAACCGCGCGCGACTGGTGATTGAGGTCGTTCGGGCCGTCGCCCGCGAGATTGGCGCGGATCGCACTGCCCTGAGGATCTCTCCGCAACACAACGTGCAGGGTGCAATCGAAGACGATAGGGAACAGGCCGCGAAGACTTACGCTGCCCTACTCGCGGGAGTTTCGGATCTGGGATTGGCGTACCTGTCGATTCTGAACGTCGAAATCGACAGTCAGTTTGTCGCGGACCTGCGATCTCAGTTCGGGGGCTTCACCGTGCTCAACAGTGGATTCGGTGAGATGACGGAATTGGATGAAGCCCGCCGCATCGTGGAAGACGATCTCGCCGATGCAGTCGCGGTCGGACGATTGCTTATTGCCAACCCCGATCTTGTTAAGCGTTGGGAAAACGGATTGGAGCTCAACGTTCCCAACCCAGCGACGTTCTATACCCCAGGGGCTGAAGGCTATATCGATTACCCGTTTGCGGAGTAG
- a CDS encoding glutamate-cysteine ligase family protein, producing MGDAVSSHTYTPKQRTSYRKNLLHDLELFDHHLQEAEFMDEGSIGLELELNLVDEHMQPAKVGKEVLEDLSDEFQSEIGSFNIEVNHPPLSISGDGLQKLHSGLEQRLDTARAAARKHGANVAMIGTLPTLTTEFLSDPSWMTQENRYRALSNAVMEARGELVRIDITRQDRYLHDFEDIAPESACTSIQLHLQVAPNRFADAWNASQAIAGVQAAVAANSPLFAGYQLWHESRIPLFAQSIDTRTNELVNQGVRPRVWFGERWITSVFDLFEENVRYFSPLLPEARLEAGNPIMNGNNPALHYLNLQNGTVWRWNRPIYDPNTPQAHIRVENRLLPAGPTAADIVADAAFYYGLVKYLSNQARPVWSRLPFSDADANFNAGARDGLFARMKWPRVGKVSVSELVRDHLLEQSRRGLESLDVDKDLIDTYLGIIGARTKSRQNGATWQLTALANTGGSNIEPDSPRRREAIARMLAAYLDNQQTGEPVHTWSTKID from the coding sequence ATGGGAGACGCCGTTTCATCACACACATACACCCCGAAGCAACGGACAAGTTACCGCAAGAATCTTCTGCACGACTTGGAGCTTTTCGATCACCACCTCCAAGAGGCAGAGTTCATGGATGAGGGCTCGATCGGTCTGGAGCTCGAGCTCAACCTTGTTGACGAGCACATGCAGCCGGCCAAGGTCGGTAAGGAAGTGCTGGAAGACCTTTCCGACGAGTTCCAATCGGAAATCGGGTCTTTCAATATTGAGGTGAATCACCCCCCGCTGTCGATCTCTGGTGACGGCTTGCAGAAGCTTCACTCTGGGTTGGAACAGCGATTGGATACGGCTCGCGCAGCTGCCCGCAAGCACGGCGCCAATGTAGCGATGATCGGCACGCTGCCCACCCTGACCACCGAATTCCTTTCCGATCCGTCGTGGATGACTCAGGAGAATCGCTACCGCGCTCTCAGCAACGCGGTTATGGAGGCACGTGGCGAACTGGTTCGGATCGATATCACCCGCCAGGACCGTTACCTGCACGATTTTGAAGACATCGCGCCAGAATCCGCATGTACGTCCATTCAGTTACACTTGCAGGTCGCGCCGAATCGTTTCGCGGATGCGTGGAACGCTTCCCAGGCAATTGCGGGTGTTCAGGCAGCCGTAGCTGCGAACTCTCCACTCTTCGCGGGTTATCAGTTGTGGCACGAGTCCCGCATTCCGCTGTTCGCTCAATCCATCGATACCCGCACCAACGAGCTGGTGAATCAGGGCGTGCGCCCGCGAGTTTGGTTCGGGGAACGTTGGATTACCAGCGTGTTTGACCTGTTCGAGGAAAACGTGCGGTACTTCTCTCCCCTGCTGCCTGAGGCACGCCTAGAAGCCGGCAACCCCATCATGAATGGTAATAATCCGGCACTGCACTACCTTAACTTGCAAAACGGCACGGTCTGGCGCTGGAACCGGCCAATCTACGATCCCAACACGCCGCAGGCGCACATCCGTGTGGAAAACCGGCTATTGCCTGCGGGGCCCACTGCGGCTGACATCGTGGCTGATGCTGCCTTTTACTACGGCCTCGTCAAGTACTTAAGCAACCAGGCCCGCCCGGTGTGGTCTCGTCTTCCTTTCTCTGATGCCGACGCCAACTTCAATGCCGGCGCCCGTGATGGGTTGTTCGCCCGTATGAAGTGGCCACGTGTTGGCAAGGTGAGTGTCAGCGAATTGGTTCGGGATCACCTTCTTGAGCAATCCCGCCGCGGGTTGGAATCACTTGATGTCGATAAGGACCTCATTGATACCTACTTGGGCATCATTGGTGCTCGCACTAAGTCCCGCCAGAATGGCGCCACGTGGCAACTCACCGCGCTGGCGAATACCGGCGGTAGCAATATTGAGCCGGATTCTCCGCGGCGTCGGGAAGCAATTGCCCGCATGTTGGCCGCCTACTTAGACAACCAGCAGACCGGCGAGCCCGTGCACACCTGGTCAACCAAGATCGACTAA